From the Prunus dulcis chromosome 4, ALMONDv2, whole genome shotgun sequence genome, one window contains:
- the LOC117624618 gene encoding 40S ribosomal protein S14: MSRRKVREPKEENVTLGPTLKDGEYAFGVAHIFASFNDTFIHVTDLSGRETLVRITGGMKVKADRDESSPYAAMLAAQDVAQRCKELGITALHIKLRATGGNKTKTPGPGAQSALRALARSGMRIGRIEDVTPIPTDSTRRKGGRRGRRL, encoded by the exons ATG TCAAGGAGGAAGGTTAGGgagccaaaagaagaaaacgtTACACTTGGTCCTACCCTCAAGGATGGAGAATATGCCTTTGGTGTGGCACACATTTTTGCGTCATTTAATGACACATTTATT CATGTGACAGATCTGTCAGGAAGAGAAACCTTGGTGCGCATCACTG GTGGTATGAAGGTGAAAGCTGACAGAGATGAGTCTTCCCCGTATGCAGCTATGCTTGCAGCACAGGATGTCGCACAGAGATGCAAG GAACTAGGTATTACTGCTCTTCATATCAAGCTCCGTGCTACTGGTGgtaacaaaaccaaaacccctGGTCCAGGTGCCCAGTCTGCCCTCCGTGCCCTTGCTCGTTCTGGAATGAGAATTGGTCGTATAG AGGATGTGACTCCAATTCCTACTGATAGCACCCGTAGAAAGGGTGGCCGAAGAGGAAGGAGGCTGTAA
- the LOC117625864 gene encoding cytochrome P450 710A11-like, with protein sequence MSSLLNKMMITSLLQLTPYLLSLLLFLLLLEQISYLTKKRTAPGPPVVLPFLGNAILLVRNPTRFWDRQSALAKSSPLGFSSNYVIGKFILFIRDTHLSHKIFANVRPDAFALVGHPFGKKLFGDHNLIYMTGQKHKDLRRRIAPNFTPKALSTYTALQQIIILHHLQNWLRLSSQARPDPITLRFLVRDMNLETSQTVFVGPYLGPAAREKFKSDYNLFNVGLMKLPIDLPGTAFRNARLAVSRLVETLSFCAERSKARMEIANSEPTCLIDFWMHETVQELRNAAQAGSPEPAVVSEVEIGAHLFDFLFAAQDASTSSLLWAVTLLDSHPEVLAKVREEVAGIWSPESDSLITAEQLSRMKYTHAVGREVVRYRAPATMVPHIASVDFPLTETYTIPKGTIVFPSAYESCLQGFSDPERFDPDRFSDERQEDRIYKRNYLAFGAGAHQCVGQRYALNHLVLFIAMFCTLIDFKRQRTDGCDDIEFVPTICPKDDCKVFLSPRCTRLPSL encoded by the coding sequence ATGAGCTCCCTCTTGAACAAGATGATGATCACTTCACTCCTTCAGCTCACCCCCTACCTCCTCTCCcttctcctcttcctcctcctcctcgaaCAAATATCCTACCTCACCAAAAAACGCACAGCGCCGGGCCCACCCGTCGTCCTCCCATTCCTCGGCAACGCAATCTTACTGGTCCGCAACCCGACCCGCTTCTGGGACCGCCAATCCGCTCTCGCCAAGTCATCCCCACTCGGCTTCTCCTCCAACTACGTCATCGGAAAATTCATCCTCTTCATCCGTGACACCCATCTCTCGCACAAAATATTCGCCAACGTCCGCCCCGACGCCTTCGCCCTCGTGGGCCACCCCTTCGGCAAGAAGCTCTTCGGCGACCACAACCTCATTTACATGACTGGCCAAAAACACAAGGACCTACGACGTCGTATCGCCCCCAACTTCACCCCTAAGGCCCTCTCAACCTACACCGCCCTGCAGCAGATCATCATCCTCCACCACTTGCAAAACTGGCTCCGACTCTCCTCACAGGCCCGACCCGACCCGATCACCCTCCGGTTTCTCGTCCGCGACATGAACCTCGAGACTTCTCAGACCGTCTTCGTCGGGCCCTACCTGGGCCCCGCCGCCCGCGAGAAGTTCAAATCCGACTACAATTTGTTCAACGTCGGCCTCATGAAGCTCCCTATCGACCTTCCCGGCACCGCGTTTCGAAACGCTAGGCTCGCCGTGAGCCGCCTTGTCGAAACTCTCTCCTTTTGCGCCGAACGGAGCAAGGCCAGAATGGAGATTGCAAATTCCGAGCCTACTTGTCTCATCGACTTCTGGATGCACGAAACTGTTCAGGAGCTCCGAAATGCAGCTCAGGCAGGTTCCCCCGAACCGGCGGTCGTCAGCGAAGTCGAGATCGGGGCGCACCTCTTCGACTTCCTCTTCGCGGCTCAGGACGCTTCCACGTCTTCGTTACTGTGGGCGGTGACGCTGCTCGACTCGCACCCGGAGGTTTTGGCCAAGGTCCGGGAAGAGGTAGCCGGAATTTGGTCGCCGGAGTCGGACAGTCTGATCACGGCGGAGCAGCTCTCGCGAATGAAGTACACGCACGCGGTGGGGCGTGAGGTCGTGAGGTACAGAGCTCCGGCTACTATGGTCCCGCACATTGCCTCAGTTGACTTTCCGTTAACTGAGACGTACACGATCCCGAAGGGCACCATTGTGTTCCCCTCGGCTTACGAGTCGTGCCTTCAGGGATTCAGTGATCCGGAGCGCTTCGACCCGGACCGGTTTTCCGACGAGAGGCAGGAAGACCGGATTTACAAGAGGAATTACTTGGCGTTCGGGGCGGGGGCCCACCAGTGTGTGGGCCAGAGGTACGCTTTGAACCATCTCGTCCTCTTCATCGCCATGTTCTGTACGTTGATTGATTTCAAGAGGCAGAGGACGGACGGCTGCGATGACATCGAGTTTGTCCCCACCATCTGCCCCAAAGACGATTGCAAGGTTTTCTTGTCCCCGCGGTGCACACGATTACCTTCCCTGTAA